The nucleotide sequence GCCAGGATGACGTGATCCGCAACGCTTCGCCGCGGACATTGGCCGGCGTTTGATCAACGAACTTCTGGACCGCCGACAGATAGGCTTGCTGGATCTCCAGTGCCGACATTTCGCCACGGTCCGTCGCAACCCGCTGTACCAAATGCCAATCACGGCTGATCTGGCGCAACGCGGCAATCGGGCGACGCAAACGGGGCAGCGAATCGGTTTCGCCTTGTTCGATCATGTCCATGAGCAGGGAAACGGATCCGACTTTGACGTATTCGGCCATTTCCGACATGTTCGAATCGGACAGCCCAATTTGCAGCCGCTGGCGTTTACGGAACAGCCGCAGCGTTCGCCTCCACGAATCAATCGACTTGCCACACAATTGGCTGAACCAGTGGCCATAAACGAACACGGGGCGTTCGCCGCTGAACCCGCCGATGTCGGCCAACCGATTGATCACCGACGCCTTAGCGGACAGATAAAAACGTCCTTTAGCGTCCAATTCACCCGCCCCGCCATAGGTGATTCGGGTGATCAGCAATGTCGTCAGGTATTGCCGTTGGCGTCGAAACGCGACGTGTCGACCGACAAAACGCAGCCCCCATGCGATCGGATAGTGCGTCGCTTGGATTAGCCCCATACAAGGGGACCGGATCAAACGTGGGATCGCCAAATATGCCTGGGTGGTACTGGGATCATCGTTTCCGCGGCGGCGTAGCGTCCAGATTTGAATGACGGTTGCAAACAACAACAGAGCGATCAGTGGTGATGCGGCGATCGCGGCGGCGATCTGTGTCATCCACAGTGCAGCGATGCACAGCCGGTAGACCCACAACCATGCGCCTTCGGCAACGTCGGCTTCGTAGTTTTCTTGACAGCCATAGACGTGTCCGAGCCCGTCCGCGTTGTTCTTCAAGATGCGTAAGTCGGCTGCAACATCGCACTTCGAAGCCGCGTCGCGAACCATGTCATCGACGACACGCTGGCTGGCCAACAGATCGCTGGGCGAACGGACTTCCGGCGTCGCCATTTCGACCAGCCCGCCGGGGACGTCCTGCAACAACGGATGAGCTTCGAAGGTGACCGAGCTGCCGTTGCTGAAGAACACCTGGTCACCGTCGTGCAGACCGATCGCCGAGGGACGCGATTGACGCATTGCCGAGACGATCGACCGATAGA is from Crateriforma conspicua and encodes:
- a CDS encoding proteasome accessory factor PafA2 family protein, coding for MNTSATKLRRRSQNTDTFQSDMLASRLMGMETEYASLVHDQLTDLDRMLPSAKSVYRSIVSAMRQSRPSAIGLHDGDQVFFSNGSSVTFEAHPLLQDVPGGLVEMATPEVRSPSDLLASQRVVDDMVRDAASKCDVAADLRILKNNADGLGHVYGCQENYEADVAEGAWLWVYRLCIAALWMTQIAAAIAASPLIALLLFATVIQIWTLRRRGNDDPSTTQAYLAIPRLIRSPCMGLIQATHYPIAWGLRFVGRHVAFRRQRQYLTTLLITRITYGGAGELDAKGRFYLSAKASVINRLADIGGFSGERPVFVYGHWFSQLCGKSIDSWRRTLRLFRKRQRLQIGLSDSNMSEMAEYVKVGSVSLLMDMIEQGETDSLPRLRRPIAALRQISRDWHLVQRVATDRGEMSALEIQQAYLSAVQKFVDQTPANVRGEALRITSSWQSLLDALVNYRHDADDFAAAICKIDWLTKRWLIERQGAGASWSQKKKIDLRYHELSDDGYFRQLTEGAIDESLANREKRIQRAAAPPSNTPAARRGWTIREFSGGDVRLNVGWDHAEVAVGRRVRRIDFGNHVY